In Streptomyces camelliae, the sequence TCGCCCTGTCCGTGCTCATCGGTGCCCGAGTCCCGCACCTGCTCCTCCAGGACGAGGACGGGAGGTGCGCGGGACTGGTCACCCGGGCCCAGCTCGCCGCGCACCGCGGCGGCTCGTGGTACAGCGACCGGACCCGGCTGCGGGACATCCCGCTCGACCGCGGACCGTTCACCTCGTCCGTCGCCGCACTCGGCGAGGCGGAGGCCGCCATGCGGGACCGGACCCTGGACGTGTCCCCCGTGATCGACGAACACGGCTACGCCCTGGGCATCCTCACCCTCACGTCCTGAGCCATCACCCCCTGACCGCCCTGTGGAGGCATCCATGCGCTGTGTCATCGCCCGGTTTCCCTTCGACCTGACCAAGTTCGAGGTCGAGCAGTCGATGAGCGGCATCACGCCCGAACCCGCCGCGGGCTTGTGCGTGACCATCGACCGCCGTGTCTACCCCGTGATGCAGGTCGGGGAAGTGATCACCAGGCAGAACCGCCGCGACTTCACCTCGGTCGAGATGCACCGGGCACTGACCCGCCTCGGCTTCACCTGCCACGACGCGCGCCCGGTCAGGCCGGACTGGGACGCGCGAGCCGACGAGCGTGCGCTCGATTGGTGACGTCCTCCAGTTCAACGGCAGGTGAGACGCGGTGTGCGGGGCGGAAGGCCGCGGATGTGGCCCGCTCCCCCGGTTGTCGTCGCGCGGCTGCCCGGCGACATCCGGTTCGGCCTGTCCGAGCCGTACGCCGAGGCGTCCCGCCTGTGCGAGCGCAACCGTCCATCGGCCGGGCGGCGTCAGAAGGGACCGACAGCGACTCGGCAAGGCTTGCGGGCGCCTCACACCGCCCATGCCGATGACTCCGTGCCCTCCGTGTGCCCTTGAGAGCGGACATCAAGGGTCCGCAGCGGTACGTCCCGCCCACGCCGGCCACCTCCAAAAGAGCACGTCTGCGCAGGTCAGCACTTAGGCGCCGCGCCAAGCGCCGTCACTTCCCAAGCTGAGAGCGCGAGTTCGATTCTCGTCACCCGCTCTTCTCGAAGCCCCAGGTCAGCGGCCTGGGGCTGATGAATTGGCGAGGATCTCTCCGCGGGAACCGGCCGCTCAGCGCACGAAGATTGGGCACGTGGAGGGCACGAGTTCTCGGCGGTCATGGCAGACTCACCGATCCTGACTCCGAACGGCGCCTCTGACCTGTGGCTTCGCTGTACCAACCACATCGGTCACACCTGTGAGCCCTCAGCCTGCCCGTCCCTCCGGAGAGACGGATGGCGTGTGCGGACGCTGCAGCCCTGTGGTTACCCAACTCCTGCCCGGTGGACAGGACTTCACCGAGTCCGCCACGGTGGGCACGGACGGGCCAGGTGGCACTCAGGTGATGCTCCGCGATCTCCGGCAGGACGACGCGGCCCGCCGCCTTCGCCTGACGCGGCCCGCCGCGGAACCCCTCAGGCGATGTCGTGGATGTTGTGCTCGGTCAGGTCGGATGCGTGCCGGGCAATGGCGCGGTAGTCGGCGTCGTCGTGCAGGACGGCCAGTCCGTGATGGGCTGCGGTCGCAGCGATGACGAGATCCACCGCCGACGCGCTGCGGTGCTCCCCGGCCTGGGCCATACGGTGCTGCACTGCGCCGATCCAGCGCCCCGCGTTCTTCGGCACCGACACATCGGCGTACAGGTCGGTGAACATCTCCGCGATCTCGTCGTACTCGCGTCCGTTCCGGGCGCTGTGGAGGAACTCGGCGCGCTGCACGTAGCAGGATGCGATGACCCCGGCGTCGATCGCGTCGTACCAGGCCGACTGCAGTTTCGGATCGCGGAGCAGCCGGACCAGGCCGGAGGTGTCGAGCAGGTAGATCACCGGCTGCGCTTCTCCGCCCGGTGCAGGCGCTCGGCGTCCTCGACAGCACCCCACTCACGCGCACGCTCGAAGTGGCGGCTGATACGCGCGGCACGCTCCTGCTGTTCGGCGTAGAAGTGCAGAGCGAGATTGACCGCTTCCTTCTTCGTCCTGACCTTGGACAGAGCCATGGCCCGTTCCAGGGCGTCATCGTCGATGTCGATCTGGGTCACAGACATACGGTGCCTCCCTCGCAATGTTGGTTATGTACATAGAAGAATACGTCACCAACATTCGCGGGTCCAGGCGATGCAGTCCGCTCGGCACAGACGTTCGCACGGCGGGGGTGACGCGTACGGCATGTCCCGCTGCGTGTGGTCGCCAAGGGCGCGGGGGCCGGGAACTGACAGTGAGGATCGACCATGGCACCGCCCGGAGGTCTGACTCAGTCCTCGGCCTGCCGGGCGATGCCGCTTGGCGCGTGGCCGACCGCCGTCGAAGGGCATGGCACAGCAACCCGGATCCGGCGCCCCTCGGACGTACTTCATGGCCTTCGCGCACCCGGATGACCTGCACCTCCTCGCAGACCCTCTCCACGATGTCGGCCCGCTCCATCGCCTCGGAGGTGTCCACCCCGAGCAGGCCCGCGTTGCAGGGGCCTGCTCCGAGCCACCTCCGTCCCGAGTTGTTCAGCCGCCGCCGAGACCCGCTCCGTGTGCTCCCGCAGCCACGCCCTTCCGGCCCAGCGCTCATTCCCAGAGCTCAATGGTTTGTCAGCCACCAGGAGGAGCTCTCCACGCCTCCGAGCCGACTCCATGCCCATAGCGTGCCCATAAGACCGGCAAACCACGGTCGACTACGGTGCGATCGTGCGCTCCCGGGCGCCACGCCAGAGTACGTATGCCCAGGTCAGAGGCTATCCGGCTCTGCAAGCGCCGTCGCTTCCCAAGCTGAGAGCGCGAGTTCGATTCTCGCCACCCGCTCCATGAGAAACCCCAGGTCAGCGGCCTGGGGTTTATTGTCTAGTCCAATTTGAGGGTGGCGTGCCCTCTGCGTGCCTAAGTTGCGCCCATGTGGCACCAGAAGGGGCGCCGAAGGGTAATTCCTGATGGCGAGTCAGCCAATTATCTCGAACAGTGAGACGCATTTTCTGTCCCGGCTCGGTCCTTGAGGCACGTCAGGGCCAGCAAGCCCTGCAGCCCGCCGACGGCAGCGGCTGCCCGGTGGCAGACCGGTCAAACTCTGAGCGGACCACCCGTGCAGAATCAGAAAGTCCGAGCGTTTCCTGAGTGAACAGAGCGAGCGTTCACTGAGTGAACACTGCTTCCGTTTCCTGAGTGAACAGCGGGGCCGCAGTGGCCTCGGTGGTCGCAGCGCCCAGGACGGCGGTGGTGTAATCGCCGCCGTCAGCCAGGGAGCTCGCAGTGCCGACCACTTTCACACCCGGTGTCAGCCGGCGCTCCTGTGTGGCAGCGGTCTTCTCGGCAGGCGGCAGGGCATCGACCATGGCCGGGAGCCTGCCGCATGCCCTACTCATGGCGGGTGGACGACCCCGCCGAGGCACCGGAAAGGATCTCGGCGGAATCGGGGGTAGAGCCCGCGCTCACTGGACGACGGGGTCACGGCGTTCGATCACGGCGTCGCGGCGGCAGCCGTAATGCCGGACGACACGGGCACAGTCCGCGACGGCGGATCGCCGACCGCGCCGACTGGCGACGCGGCTCTGTTCCTCACACCTTCTCGGCCAGCACGCGTGCATACCCGGCGGTGAGCAGACCGATGTCCTCGGCATCGGACGTCAGAATCGTCACCCGGCCGGGATGCTGCAGGGCGGTCGCGCACAGCGTGGCGTCGATGGCGTACTTGTGCCCGTGCAGCCCCGCAGCCCGCAGCAGGGCGGCGGCGGACTGGGCAACCGTCTTGGAAGTGGTGTACGGGACGGTTCGAGTGGCCACTCGGCAGGGAGCCCGCGATACACGACGCGGGGTCGGCGCCGTTCGCCGCTCGGGGAGTCCATGAGCGCCCATGGAGACTGGCGGCATTCGCCCGCAGACCTGCCCTGGTCGCGCTCCGCGGCCGAGGCGGGGTGCCGGGCCCCATGGCCCGGTGGCCCTCTGCACCACGGCCCGTCCAGTTTTCGTGATCGGCGTCCGCCCTCACCCGTCTCATAGGCATGCATGTGACACGACAGATCAGCCGCCGCGCCATACTCAAGGCCACGGGCGTCGCAGCCGGAGCCGCCTCGATCGCCACCGCCGCCACCCCCTCGGTCGCGGCGGGCGGGGCCTTCGCGCACCCCGGCCTCCTCCACACCGGCGCCGACCTCGCCCGTATGGCCGCCAAGGTGAAGGCCGGCGCCTCCCCCTATACCGCCGGGTACGCGAAGCTGACCGCCAACCGGCATTCGCAGAGCGCCTGGACGCCCAATCCGCAGGCCATCGTGTACAGGGGCACCGTGTACAGGGGCACGGGCAACCCGCAGAACTACGGGGTCCTCTACCACGACATCCACGCCGCGTACCAGAACGCCCTGCGCTACCACGTCAGTGGCGACAGCACCCACGCCGACACTGCCGTCGCGATCCTCAACGCCTGGTCGGCAAAGCTGACGAAAGTCGACGGCAGCGCCGACCGGTTCCTGGCCGCCGGGATATACGGGTACCAGGCCGCCAACGCAGCCGAACTCGTCCGCGACCACAGCGACTTCGCACTCGAAAGATTCCAGAAGATGCTGCTCGACGTCTTCTACTCGGTGAGTGAGGATTTTCTCGTCAACCACAACAACGGCACCCCGGCCCCCCACTACTGGCCCAACTGGGACCTGTGCAACATGGCCTGTGCGCTGGCCACGGGCATCTTCTGCGACGACCAGGCCAAGGTCGAGCGGGCCGTCGAGTACTTCAAGCACGGCGACGGCATGGGCTCGATCAAGCACGCCATCCCGGTCGTGCACGACGACGGGCTCGCCGAGTGGATGGAGGCCGGGCGCGACCAGGGGCACTCGCTGATGGGCGTCGGCCTGATGAGCACCATCTGCGAGATGGCCTGGAACCAGGGCATCGACCTGTACGGCTACGACGACAACCGCTTCCTCAAGGGCGCTCAGTACGTGGCCAAGTGGAGCCTGGGCGGAAATGTGCCGTACACGCCCTACGCCCTCGTGGACCATCGGCCGGGGATCCAGCACCCCACCAACGTCGCCACCGCCAGCCCGGCGCAGATGCGGCCGGTCTGGGCCATGGCCGCCAACCACTACACCAAGCGGCGCGGACTGTCCGCCACGTACCTCACGCAGATCGCCGCCAAGGCCGCGCCCGAGGGCGGCGGCGGGGACTACGGGCCCAACAGCGGCGGGTTCGACCAGCTCGGCTTCGGGACGCTGGCGTTCACACGGGACAAGGCAACGGACACCAAGGCCGCCCCGAAGCCAGCCTCTTCCGCCTCCCCCGCCGTTGGGGGCGGCCTCGCCGCGACCGGCTCCGGGGAGAGCGTCGGGTGGACGGCCGCTGTGGGCGTCACCGCCGTCGCCGGCGGCCTGCTCTTCCTGCGCCGCCGCGACCGGGGGCGCCACGGGGCGTCGTAGCCACGGAGCGTCGTAGCCACGGGGCGTCGTAGCAAGATGCAGCACATTCCCGGGATCTGTTACATCCCGACCATGTGTCACATCCCCGGGGGCTCCTCCAGGGTCTGGTCCGCTAAACCGGGTGTATCCGGCCCTGGCCCCCGGTTCCCTGTCGGCTGTCCTGCTCGCCGTGACGGTCGATCCGGCAGAGGTTGCTCGGCCCAGATCGTCTTGCCGCGGCGGACGTTCAGCCGCCCCGCATGCCCGACCTTCTGTTGTCAGGGCGTCAACTCGCCCCATTCTGCTGAATGACCAGGGGTGACCGCGGCGTTGCACGCGGCCCACTCGCGCTTGTCCTGAACCGTTGCCCAGGACCCGATGCCTTCCGTGTGCCAGGTGGGCAAGTCCTCAATGCCCCTGGCGCCTCGTCCTCCCCGACGGGCGACATAGGTGGAACGGAGAACTTCTCCGGGTTTTTGAGATCCCGGTGGCCGGCCACCGGTCTTCCCGTCCGTAAGGATCACCAGCACTTCAGGAAGCACCCTGACTCGATGAAGCGATCTTGGCACCTTGTCCTGGCGTCGGTTCTCGTCGCGGGAGCCGTCACACCGGTGGTTGCGGTGGGCAGCGCGGTCGCGGCAGACGGCGACATCACCTCGGCCGTCCTGGCGAACCGTGATGTCGTCCTGACCGGCGACGCGGTCGTGCGCGTCCCGCAGGGAACCCACACGTACACCGGCGTGATCAGCGGTGAAGGAACCCTTCGCGTGTCCGGCACCGGCACGCTGGTCCTCGCCAAGGACAGCACCTTCACCCTGCCGCACTCCCGGCAGCACCAGAGGGTCCAGATCCCGGGCGGCAACCACCCGTACGTCGTGGTCGGCAGTCCCGACGAGCCCGCGGTCACCGTGGACGCGGGAGCAACCCTCCAGTACGGCACCGGCGGTACGACCGGCCTGATCGGGTCCTTCCCGTACAACACGCCCGGTTACCAGCAGAACCAGGACAACATCCAGGTGAACGGCACACTGCGCCTGTCGCTGACCCGGCTGTTCAACCTGGGCGTCATCAGCGGCTCCGGCCTGGTCACCCAGCCCCGGAACATGTGGGGAACGCTCCAGATCTGCGGCACCAACCCGTTCTCCGGCATCTTCGACAACGGCACGGGCGTCAACTTCGCGAGCACCACCTGTGCCGCGGACCTGCCCAACGCCCGCTCCGTCGTCAACCGCGGTTCATGGATCATCGACACCCCGCTCAACCACACTGTCGTACAGCGGCAGAACTTCTACAGCCACGAGTACGGCAACGACGTCAACGTGCACTCCCGCCCGGGCAGCAAGGTGATCCTCACCGGCGTCTACAGCTGGAGTGACAGCGGCGACGGGGCGGCGCCCTCACTGAGCGACCCCGGACTGAACTGGCGACCCGTGGCCCACAAACTCAACAAACGCGGCACCAACATCGAGGGCGCCGACGTCCAGTGGGGCGACGGGACCACACACCGGATCTTCATGCCCGGCACGGCGCAGACGGTCTACATCAACCTGCACGCCAGACGGCAGCGCTCCCGGCTCACCTTCGACTACAACGGACCGGTGACCCTGGGCGCGCCCATCGGCGGCGGCATGTATCACGACACCCTCGGCGCTCCCGGCGCCGGGGACGTCGTCATCGCCGGCACCAGCGGCAACGACGTGACCTTCGCAGCAGCGCAGTACTACGACGGATCCACCACCATCGCCAGGAATGCGACCCTCCGTCTCGGCTCCGGGACCGCGGGCGGCGACGGGAGCCTCCACACCGGCGGAGCCCTCGACAAAGTGATCGACAACGGCTCACTCGTGCTCCGCAACACCAGGACACCCACCACCCTCCCGACGGTGACCGGTGCCGGATCGGTGACGCAGAGCGGAGCCGCGGCCACCACCGTCACCAGCGCCGCCTACACCGGCGCCACCACCGTCGCCAAAGGCAGCCTGATCGTCTCCGGGACCTCTCTGCGGACATCCAGCGCGGTCGCTCTGACCGGTTCCTCGGCCGTCCTGGATCTCAGCAAGGCACGCGACACGGCCCTGCGCAGGCTGCAGGTCGTCACAGGCGCGAAGATCCTTCTTTCCCGGAACTCCCCTGAGCTGACCGTCGGTTCGACGACCGCAACAGTCTCCGGTAGCGGTCTCGCCATCGGCGGGGCGCGCTTCTCCGTCAGCCGGGCCGGCGCCGACACCGTGCTCACCGCTCTCACGTCCACCACGGCCGCACACCCGTCCTCCGCCGCGACAGGACCGGCGCCCTCCCCGGCCCGGACCGGCCGAGCGGCCACCCCCCTGGGCGCCTCCACCGGCACCATGGCGGACACCGGCAGCAACGTCGGTGCTCTGTGGACCGTCACAGGACTGGCGGGCGTCGTTCTCGCCGGCGTCGCCGCGGTCTTCGTCTTCGTGCGCGGCCGCTCGCGTCTGCGTACGTCCCCGCGTCACCGCCGCTGATCCCCAGCCGCCACGGATTCCACCGGCCCGCCCATGGCTGTCCGCGCTCACCCCTTACGATGACATCGCTGCCACGGTGTGTGTGACACCGACGGCGATTGCCCGAGGACCCCCGCAACCCGTCTCGGTCGGCGCGAGCGGGGCTTCGTACCCGCGTCAGGTCGAAGGGAGACCCGATGCCAAGGCATGCCGCGCCCGCGGCCGACGTGATAGCCGCGGCTCGGGCCGGCGATCGCGGCGCCCTGGAAGAGCTCAGCTCCCTGACGCTTCCGCTGGTCTACAGCGTCGCGGCGCGTGCGCACCCGTACCGCGACGACGTCGACGACATCGTCCAGGAGACGATGATGCGCATCCTGCGCGGCATCGGGGGACTGGAGCGCCCGGAGGCGTTCCGGTCCTGGGTGATCACCATCACCGTGAACGAGGTCCGTGACCACATCCGCAGGCGCGGCAGGAGGGAGACGACGGGAGCGGCGTTCGACGCGGCTGAGCACCGGCCCGACCCGGCCGCCGACTTCGCCGAGGGGGTCATCCTCAACCTGCGGCTGTCCGGGCAACGCGAGGAGTCCGTGCGCGCGACCCGTTGGCTCGACGAGGACGACCGGGAGCTGCTGTCACTGTGGTGGCTGGAGACGGCCGGCCGGCTCGCCCGGGCCGAGCTCGCCTCCGCTCTGGACATGACCGGCCATCAAGCGGCTGTACGGGTGCAACGCATGAAGGAGCGCCTGCACACCTCCCGCGTCATCGTCCGAGCCCTCGCGGCCAGGCCCGCATGCGAGGAACTGACCCGGCTGACCCTGGACTGGAACGGGGTCCCCAGCGGCCTGTGGCGCAAACGCCTCGGCCGCCATGTGCGGCAGTGCCCGCGGTGCGTGCGCCACGAGGACGGCATGCTGGCCCCGGAAGGACTGCTGGCGCCCCTGGCCCTCCTGCCCGTGCCGGCGGCACTGCTGGCCTGGCGCCCGTGGCTGTCCGCGGGAACGCACGCCGCGGGGGCCGGCCATGCCGGCACCACGGCCACTTCAGGCAGCGGGGGTTCCGCGACGGCGGGGACGGCAGGGACCGCAGGGACGAGCCTCACCGCGAAGGCCGTGGTGGCGGCGAGTGCGCTGCTCGCCGTGGCCGGTGGCGTGCTCGTGTACGCGGCCCCATGGTCCAGCCCGTCGGCGCGTCCGGCCACCGCCCCGACGGCTTCCGGCCCGGCACCCGCGCCCTCGCTCACCGCATCCGCATCACCGTCACGGCCGGCACCGGTGCGGGGCTCGGCCGTCTCGCATCCCTCGCCCCGGCCGCGGTACGGGTCCGTGGTCGACACCGTGGACAGCGCGCCACCGCCGGACCGGCCGCCCGCCGCATTGCCCCACCGCCCGCAGACCACGGTGACGATGACGGGGCTCAAGAGACACCTGGACGGCTACCAGCTCGTCCACCGCGGGGACACGGTGGTACTGCGCGGGAAGGGCTACTTCACCGTCCACTGGGACGTGATGTACGGGCTGCGCCCCGGGCTGCTGACCATGCCCTCGTGGACCGGACTGCGGGGAAGGCTGTTCCACGTGGCCTCGGGCGGCGGCCACCGCATGGACGACCGTCAGCCGGGCGCGACCGCCGGCGGCACCTGGATGGGCAACCGGCAGCAAGGACTGATCACCCTGCCGCCGGGAGCCCAGCAGATGTGGCAGAACGAGTACTACTACCTCGACGGCAGCGTCACACTCCACCTCAACGAAACCCAGGCCGACTACAACCTCGACGTCCTGCCCTCCTCCTGGCAGGAGACAGCCGACGACATCGCCACTCCCCCGGCCCCGCACTCCGCCGACCGCGAACGGTACGGACTCGTGCGCGACACCGGCCGCGACGACGCCCCCGTACCGCAGTACACCACCCGCTCCACGCCGACCGACGCGGGCACCGTGCCCCAGCGCTCCGTCGTGTCCTGACCATGGGCGGTTGGTGATCGGCCGTGCTGCTGCGACTGGCCTATTTCGGCGTCACGAACGCGTTCGCCATGCTGCGTCTGCTGGCGATGAGCGGCAGGGACAAGGACGTCGAGATCCTCGCCCTGCGCCATCAGATCACCGTCCTGGACCGCCGACTCGGCAAGAAGAGGGGCGGTTCCACCCGGGTGATCGGGCATTCATGGCGGCCTGAAGGTCAGAAGCAGTACCGCCATCCAAGCGCCGTCGCTTCCCAAGCTGAGAGCGCGAGTTCGATTCTCGTCACCCGCTCCAACACGAACCCCCAGGTCATCGACCCGGGGGTTACTTGTTGTCCAGACCGGCGGGCGAGGGCTGCACCACTAGCGCACCATGAGCCCGCCGAAGACTCCGGCTTGTGGTGCGGACGTGTCGCAGCGTTGACCTTCATCCGTGGGGAAGTCCAGTAGCGGGCGTGGTACGCGGTGAGCGGCAGGGCCGGGAGCAGCCATCAGGCGTTCGCCACCGCCGGCGTTCGCCTGCCTCGCTCCACAGCGGACGGGAAGCGGTCAACGCGAAAAAATCTTTGGCTCTTCGCGGCAACCTTTCCGGCTTCTCGGACCACTGAGTGTCGTCCGGCCAAGTGGTCCGGTCAGATGCAACGGCTGAAAGAGAGCACCGACATGTCCCTTGAACGAGAGCACAGACATGTCCCCAGTCCACCCACGTCGTCGGGGGCGTCCCGCGTCGGCGGCCACCGTGCTGACGGCGGCGCCCGCGGTGGTCGCCCGAAGCATCGTGGCCGTCGGTTGCTCGCGCGTCGGGGTCTCTGGGCGGGTCTCGCCATGGTGGTCGTGGCCGGCTCGGCTGTCGTGGTCAGCCAGGCTTCGGCGCAGCAGACCCAGACCCTGGATCTGAAGAAGTGGTACGTGCTGGTCAACCGCAACAGCGGCAAGGTGCTGGACGACCGCGCCTTCGCCACGAACGACGGCGCGGCGGTGGTGCAGTGGAGCCGTCACGGCGGCGCCAACCAGCAGTGGCGGCTCATCGACGCGGGTGACGGGTACTACCGGCTGCAGAACCGGAACTCCGGCAAGGTGCTGGACGACCTCGGCTGGTCGAAGACAGCCGGCTCCGCCATCGTGCAGTGGAAAGACCTGAACGGCACCAACCAGCAGTTCAAACTGGCCAAGTCGCCGAACGGCTACGTGCGTTTGATCAATCGCTTCAGTGGCATGGCCGTCGAGGTCCACAACGCCGCCAAGGCCGACGGGGGCGACGTCGTCCAGAACCGCGACCGGGGCGGCGCCGATCAGCAGTGGCAGCTCGTCCCGGCCGGGAGTGCCGGCAGCTCCGGTACGCCCACCACTCCGGGCGGCAGCGTTCCCACCAGCCAGGCTCCGAGCGGCTCGCACCCGTCGTCGCCGTCGTCGCCGTCGTCGCCCAAGGCTGGTGGCAGCAGCTCGACGACACGTTTCATGGGCAGCAGCACGGTGCTCATCGGCGGCTCGGTGTCTGACGCCTCGGCGGCCGCCGCGCCGTTCGACGTGCGGTACTCCTATGTGCACAGCCAGCCCGCGCCCTCGTCGGACTACTACACGGCAGCGCGCTGCCACGACGGGTGGTCGGGCTGGTGGGGCTGCTGGAACGGCAGCACCACGGCGCCCGGCACTTATGTGACCTGGCGGGACACCGTGGCGGCCGAGGCGACGTACAAGGGCAGTTCGCGTCCGCAGAAGATGCTCTGGACCTGGTACTCGCTGCGCGACCTCGGGGATGCGGCAGGCGAGGGCGACGGTCCGGGCGAGGTCAAGGCCATCAACAGGACCGACCTGCTCACCCGGTACCTGAACGACTACCGCTTCTTCCTCCAGAAGATCGGCACGTCGCACGACGCGATCGACCTTGAGCCCGACTTCTGGGGCTACGTCCGGTCGCTCGGCAATCCGCACCAGGTCGCCGCGCAGGTCACGGCCTCGAATCCGACGGACTGCGGATCGCAGGAGAACAGCGCCACCGGACTCGCCCAGTGCCTGATCTCGATGGCGCACAAGTACGCGCCGAACACCG encodes:
- a CDS encoding PIN domain-containing protein codes for the protein MIYLLDTSGLVRLLRDPKLQSAWYDAIDAGVIASCYVQRAEFLHSARNGREYDEIAEMFTDLYADVSVPKNAGRWIGAVQHRMAQAGEHRSASAVDLVIAATAAHHGLAVLHDDADYRAIARHASDLTEHNIHDIA
- a CDS encoding autotransporter translates to MKRSWHLVLASVLVAGAVTPVVAVGSAVAADGDITSAVLANRDVVLTGDAVVRVPQGTHTYTGVISGEGTLRVSGTGTLVLAKDSTFTLPHSRQHQRVQIPGGNHPYVVVGSPDEPAVTVDAGATLQYGTGGTTGLIGSFPYNTPGYQQNQDNIQVNGTLRLSLTRLFNLGVISGSGLVTQPRNMWGTLQICGTNPFSGIFDNGTGVNFASTTCAADLPNARSVVNRGSWIIDTPLNHTVVQRQNFYSHEYGNDVNVHSRPGSKVILTGVYSWSDSGDGAAPSLSDPGLNWRPVAHKLNKRGTNIEGADVQWGDGTTHRIFMPGTAQTVYINLHARRQRSRLTFDYNGPVTLGAPIGGGMYHDTLGAPGAGDVVIAGTSGNDVTFAAAQYYDGSTTIARNATLRLGSGTAGGDGSLHTGGALDKVIDNGSLVLRNTRTPTTLPTVTGAGSVTQSGAAATTVTSAAYTGATTVAKGSLIVSGTSLRTSSAVALTGSSAVLDLSKARDTALRRLQVVTGAKILLSRNSPELTVGSTTATVSGSGLAIGGARFSVSRAGADTVLTALTSTTAAHPSSAATGPAPSPARTGRAATPLGASTGTMADTGSNVGALWTVTGLAGVVLAGVAAVFVFVRGRSRLRTSPRHRR
- a CDS encoding RICIN domain-containing protein, which produces MVVVAGSAVVVSQASAQQTQTLDLKKWYVLVNRNSGKVLDDRAFATNDGAAVVQWSRHGGANQQWRLIDAGDGYYRLQNRNSGKVLDDLGWSKTAGSAIVQWKDLNGTNQQFKLAKSPNGYVRLINRFSGMAVEVHNAAKADGGDVVQNRDRGGADQQWQLVPAGSAGSSGTPTTPGGSVPTSQAPSGSHPSSPSSPSSPKAGGSSSTTRFMGSSTVLIGGSVSDASAAAAPFDVRYSYVHSQPAPSSDYYTAARCHDGWSGWWGCWNGSTTAPGTYVTWRDTVAAEATYKGSSRPQKMLWTWYSLRDLGDAAGEGDGPGEVKAINRTDLLTRYLNDYRFFLQKIGTSHDAIDLEPDFWGYVRSLGNPHQVAAQVTASNPTDCGSQENSATGLAQCLISMAHKYAPNTAVGLHLSCFDWQTNTQACVKDYANLGAKNADFLVTDVSDRDAGWYAQPAHGGSDHFWNDQKAAAALQFYKTMAESVGKPVVLWQIPVGNMAQNNTLNHYKDDKVDWFFAHMDQVANAHVAGLLFGPGQQEQTTAETDGGNLINKTIAYHNSGGTALK
- a CDS encoding sigma-70 family RNA polymerase sigma factor, coding for MPRHAAPAADVIAAARAGDRGALEELSSLTLPLVYSVAARAHPYRDDVDDIVQETMMRILRGIGGLERPEAFRSWVITITVNEVRDHIRRRGRRETTGAAFDAAEHRPDPAADFAEGVILNLRLSGQREESVRATRWLDEDDRELLSLWWLETAGRLARAELASALDMTGHQAAVRVQRMKERLHTSRVIVRALAARPACEELTRLTLDWNGVPSGLWRKRLGRHVRQCPRCVRHEDGMLAPEGLLAPLALLPVPAALLAWRPWLSAGTHAAGAGHAGTTATSGSGGSATAGTAGTAGTSLTAKAVVAASALLAVAGGVLVYAAPWSSPSARPATAPTASGPAPAPSLTASASPSRPAPVRGSAVSHPSPRPRYGSVVDTVDSAPPPDRPPAALPHRPQTTVTMTGLKRHLDGYQLVHRGDTVVLRGKGYFTVHWDVMYGLRPGLLTMPSWTGLRGRLFHVASGGGHRMDDRQPGATAGGTWMGNRQQGLITLPPGAQQMWQNEYYYLDGSVTLHLNETQADYNLDVLPSSWQETADDIATPPAPHSADRERYGLVRDTGRDDAPVPQYTTRSTPTDAGTVPQRSVVS
- a CDS encoding alginate lyase family protein, with product MHVTRQISRRAILKATGVAAGAASIATAATPSVAAGGAFAHPGLLHTGADLARMAAKVKAGASPYTAGYAKLTANRHSQSAWTPNPQAIVYRGTVYRGTGNPQNYGVLYHDIHAAYQNALRYHVSGDSTHADTAVAILNAWSAKLTKVDGSADRFLAAGIYGYQAANAAELVRDHSDFALERFQKMLLDVFYSVSEDFLVNHNNGTPAPHYWPNWDLCNMACALATGIFCDDQAKVERAVEYFKHGDGMGSIKHAIPVVHDDGLAEWMEAGRDQGHSLMGVGLMSTICEMAWNQGIDLYGYDDNRFLKGAQYVAKWSLGGNVPYTPYALVDHRPGIQHPTNVATASPAQMRPVWAMAANHYTKRRGLSATYLTQIAAKAAPEGGGGDYGPNSGGFDQLGFGTLAFTRDKATDTKAAPKPASSASPAVGGGLAATGSGESVGWTAAVGVTAVAGGLLFLRRRDRGRHGAS
- a CDS encoding type II toxin-antitoxin system VapB family antitoxin, coding for MSVTQIDIDDDALERAMALSKVRTKKEAVNLALHFYAEQQERAARISRHFERAREWGAVEDAERLHRAEKRSR
- a CDS encoding SCO5918 family protein, whose amino-acid sequence is MRCVIARFPFDLTKFEVEQSMSGITPEPAAGLCVTIDRRVYPVMQVGEVITRQNRRDFTSVEMHRALTRLGFTCHDARPVRPDWDARADERALDW
- a CDS encoding CBS domain-containing protein, which codes for MHAPGPQVDDHMTVDVALSVLIGARVPHLLLQDEDGRCAGLVTRAQLAAHRGGSWYSDRTRLRDIPLDRGPFTSSVAALGEAEAAMRDRTLDVSPVIDEHGYALGILTLTS